The DNA window attactctacgagtacTGTATTTCTCCTGAACAGAGTGTTTGGAATAGCATATACATGTGGAATAAGAGCTATGCAGGTATTACGATGAACTTAATTATTCTCTGATAGAACaagtgctttaaaaatgtGGGTTTCTTATTGGTAAGCTATCGTGGAACAGTATTAGTTGAGAAGCAAAGTTATCTGATTAATTAGCAAATTACTTGCTCATAGTGCCTTCAAGTGGTAGTAGTTAAATATTCTGGAAATTTCATGTTATTATAGCCAGTATATTTTCAACCGTACGGCATGCTTTATTCCCTTCATCCGTACCTAAAATACTTTGCTTTGCTGGGCCTTGTGCCATGGTCAGAGAGTTGTGCTCATTCGCAGTTCGTTCAAAAATTGTACTCAGCGTTcctaattattttaaatgcagTTAATTTCGGGATTTCTATTAATTTTCCACAGAATTCAGAACTATTTCTCTCTCTTATGGTCAACGTGATTGTTTTCGTAGCTAAGATTGTGTGTGTTGCTGTAATTGTACTGCAGATGATGGTTCACTACGATGACTACTTCAGGTTCTGCATGGAGATAAAGTACTTGGGACTTCGATTGCAGTGCGAACTTAAGATACATGTAGGGCGGTTAAAGTGGCAGTCGTATGCGAAAATTCTAGCACTTGGTATTGGATGTTTGGTGACGCTATTGCCCTCCATCTATGTTGCTCTAAACGGAAGCCTTCTCTACTTTTGGTCCTCCCTCTTGTCAATCCTTATTATAAGGATGCAATTTGTATTAATGCTTTTGTACGTAGATTTGCTGGGTCAGCACGCGAGTCTGTTAGGTAAACGGCTCCAAAACGTTCTTGAGTGTCATTTGATGGGCGCCAACTGCAGTTTGGACAGTAATGCCAATCGGCTTTGCTCTCTAGATTTCCTGTTAGCACTTAAACAGTGTCACATGGAACTTTATCATCTGTTCACCCACTTCAACGATCTCTTTGGCTGGTCCATACTTGGCACCTATGTGGTTCTGTTTTCAGATAGCACCGTCAATATTTACTGGACCCAGCAGGTTCTGGCTGAGGTCTATCAATACAAGTATCTTTATGCCacattttccgtttttttaCCATCATTCGTCAACATCTTGGTGTTTTGCCGTTATGGAGAGTTTTGCCAACGACAggttataaaaacaaaacaagaaaggAAGCTAGCTTCGGCAAGCCGAAGCTTATGTACCCttgcaataatttaatttaagaaaaaaataccCAAAACTATGATTTCTTttctgatattttcaatttttgcaaCATTCATAAGTCAGCTTTATGATAATGTCGTCCGACTTTGATCAAATACAACCCGAAATTATATATTGTCAAAAAACTATGGTATTGCGAATAATAACGCTTTATAATCGAATTAAGAGAAAGTaagattatattttttattaattagctaattaatttttaactCTTCCTTCCTGTTTAGATGTTTATCgaattaaaaccaaatttatatattgcCGAAAACTATTGCATTAAAA is part of the Drosophila yakuba strain Tai18E2 chromosome 2R, Prin_Dyak_Tai18E2_2.1, whole genome shotgun sequence genome and encodes:
- the LOC6529216 gene encoding putative gustatory receptor 39b, producing MLYSLHPYLKYFALLGLVPWSESCAHSQFVQKLYSAFLIILNAVNFGISINFPQNSELFLSLMVNVIVFVAKIVCVAVIVLQMMVHYDDYFRFCMEIKYLGLRLQCELKIHVGRLKWQSYAKILALGIGCLVTLLPSIYVALNGSLLYFWSSLLSILIIRMQFVLMLLYVDLLGQHASLLGKRLQNVLECHLMGANCSLDSNANRLCSLDFLLALKQCHMELYHLFTHFNDLFGWSILGTYVVLFSDSTVNIYWTQQVLAEVYQYKYLYATFSVFLPSFVNILVFCRYGEFCQRQSVMIGSYLRNLSFHPSIGRETSYKDLLTEFIMQVEQNLLTINAEGFMNADNSLLMSILAAKVTYLIVLMQFSSV